One Bacteroidales bacterium DNA window includes the following coding sequences:
- a CDS encoding phosphoribosylglycinamide formyltransferase has product MNQTNIAIFASGSGSNAEILVNYFHFNPRINVSCIITNNPKAKVLKRAERLNVRAYVVDPSEMTPAGKILSIFVDEDINFIVLAGYLKLIPEWIVNRFKDKIINIHPALLPKYGGKGMYGNRIHEAVIAAGEKESGITIHAIDRDYDKGKILFQTTCPVSPDDTPETLAAKIHRLEHRHYPMEIEKYIGTL; this is encoded by the coding sequence ATGAACCAAACAAACATAGCAATATTTGCAAGCGGATCGGGTAGTAATGCTGAAATTTTAGTTAACTACTTCCATTTTAATCCGAGAATAAACGTGTCGTGTATTATTACGAATAACCCTAAGGCTAAAGTCTTGAAACGTGCGGAGAGATTAAATGTAAGAGCTTATGTTGTAGATCCTTCGGAAATGACCCCCGCTGGCAAAATACTCTCTATTTTTGTTGACGAAGACATTAATTTTATTGTTTTAGCCGGATATTTGAAACTAATACCTGAATGGATTGTTAATCGATTCAAAGATAAAATCATAAATATTCATCCTGCACTGTTACCAAAATATGGAGGTAAAGGAATGTATGGAAATCGCATACATGAAGCCGTGATTGCAGCAGGAGAGAAAGAGTCAGGTATCACTATACACGCAATAGACAGAGATTACGACAAAGGAAAAATCTTATTTCAAACCACATGTCCTGTATCACCAGATGATACTCCCGAAACTTTGGCTGCAAAAATCCACAGATTAGAACATCGCCACTACCCCATGGAAATAGAAAAATATATAGGAACGTTGTAG
- a CDS encoding DUF4294 domain-containing protein — MKQYPKGRLLPAIVIDGDTMPVITLPTVVVYPTRTLGNDRASREYIALAQKVRKVYPYARLAVEVLAEINDTIAKMDLERARKRYIKEYEKALLAEYKTELVKMKVSEGRILVKLIDRETGKTSYNIIKEMRGSVSAFFWQGIARIFGETLKVNYDPKGKDRMIEEIVVKLEQGKLEPIPLPKKHKK; from the coding sequence GTGAAGCAATATCCAAAAGGTAGGTTGCTCCCAGCTATAGTCATAGATGGAGATACCATGCCAGTAATTACATTACCAACTGTTGTGGTTTATCCTACAAGAACATTAGGGAATGACCGCGCTTCTCGAGAGTATATCGCTCTTGCCCAGAAAGTTAGAAAGGTATACCCCTATGCCCGATTAGCTGTAGAGGTTCTTGCAGAGATTAATGATACTATTGCAAAAATGGATTTAGAAAGAGCGAGAAAAAGGTACATTAAGGAGTACGAGAAGGCTTTGCTGGCTGAGTATAAAACCGAATTAGTAAAAATGAAAGTTAGTGAAGGTAGAATACTTGTTAAACTTATTGATAGGGAAACCGGGAAAACATCTTATAATATAATAAAGGAAATGCGTGGTTCGGTATCTGCATTTTTTTGGCAAGGGATTGCACGGATTTTTGGAGAAACCCTGAAGGTCAATTACGACCCTAAAGGGAAAGATCGTATGATTGAAGAGATTGTTGTGAAACTCGAACAAGGTAAGTTAGAGCCAATACCGTTGCCGAAAAAGCACAAAAAGTAG